A single genomic interval of Spinacia oleracea cultivar Varoflay chromosome 6, BTI_SOV_V1, whole genome shotgun sequence harbors:
- the LOC110791320 gene encoding glutaredoxin-C11-like, translated as MERVNELAKSKAAVIFAKSTDCMCHSIKTLFYDLGASPAVYELDSDPSGRELECALQKLGCKPTVPAVFIGGRFVGSAKDVLAAHLTGSLKEMLIAAKAIWF; from the coding sequence ATGGAAAGAGTGAATGAATTAGCAAAGTCAAAGGCAGCAGTTATATTTGCAAAGAGCACAGATTGTATGTGTCATAGTATAAAGACACTATTCTATGACTTGGGTGCAAGTCCTGCAGTTTATGAGCTTGATAGTGATCCGAGTGGCCGTGAACTCGAGTGTGCGTTGCAGAAGTTAGGGTGTAAGCCTACTGTCCCTGCTGTGTTTATAGGAGGCCGCTTTGTTGGCTCAGCTAAGGATGTTCTTGCTGCTCATCTTACTGGCTCCCTCAAAGAAATGCTTATTGCTGCTAAGGCTATCTGGTTCTAG